The sequence ACTCCTTCTGGgacatgaaatacttctttttctccttttttatttggcacattcaaaataaagatctatCTAACTAACTAgtctattttataatttaaaaaaatatatataattttttttcttttttttaccaactggcATCATTATGTTTACCATATATGGTTAAAAGGgtggtctcttttttttcaagactCACAGTGGTGCTGGCGGCCCCCTCCACAGGCAGACCGTCTTTAAGCCACTCGATCATAGAAGGCGGTTTGGCCCCTCGAGACACGCAGCTCAGGTTGTAGGACTCCCCCGCATTCAGCAGCACCTCCGGACCCCCATCGATCACCGGGTCGTCTGGGGGGACTGCGGTGGCAGAGGGACAGTGTCAGAAACCCTCATCGTTTCACACACTTTCTctagactcacacacacatgcatgcagacgTACTGAGGACGGTGAGCTTGGCCCTCCTGGACCTCAGGGCGGCATCAGGGGCCTGGCACTCGTACAGAGAGTCATCGGACAGATCAGCTGACAGGATCTCCAGGTTGTACTGGCCCAGCTCCTGCACACGCAGGACACGGTACCTGGGCCAcgctggaacacacacacagaaagagcaGATAAACAGTTAAATCATCAGAATTACGTTTTTAGggcacaaacataaaataaaacttcaacTTCAGGCCTTCATGATGAATTTTACATCTGATTTGGGGGGCTGTGTATATATTTAGACATACACTATCTGACAAATCTATCGCTACATAAGTGTATAAATTATCTTTTTGGCACAAGATAATAACTTTTTCACACAAGATAAAAGTTAATATcccaccaaattttaaaaaaatctgttttcagcaCTATATATGGCACTATTTTTGtctgtagaaaacaaaatttaaaaaactaaaaaaaaaaaatctaaactatttTAACTTTGCACAGATGTCAAAAAGATCAACAAAACATTGATATTTTTAGTCTGCTTGTGCTATATTTAAGTTATAGCTTTACAATTAGAGCTTTACAAAATCCTGgaatttttgtatttgcagatgCATTACATATTTGCCAAATAATTCTGTAAGttaacaatttttttgtatttgtggaagttgtttatatatttacaggttacacattaacacacagatTAGAtctaataacacaaacaatactGAGACAAATCTACCtccaaagtatttttttagcaCAAGACTGtgcacacaagacaaaaaaacttcaGGGGCTCCAtagcaaaaattaaacaaaaatgaaaataaaaattaatgaataatacaATACTATTGTAACTTtccacaaatgtcaaaaaaagataaacatttcCCTTTATTCAGTCTTTTGCTTGTGCTACATATCAGTTATAGCTTTACAttctttcaaacaaaaaatcctGGAGtccttgtattttacttttttcttctcctgcaTGTCAACTGTTCTAAAACTGTCTGAAGAATAAATCATGTCACTATATCTTTGATATCTGAACCCTCAAATACAAACTGCTAATTTGTCACGCCTCAGCATCCCCACATACCCATGTGGTCTGTAttagaatttggaaaaaaaaatgccacagcaCGCAGCGTGTGGCCCTTCACGCTGATGAGAAAACATCAAGAACAcacaagaagcaaaaaaaaaaaaaactgactttttcaTCATCAGGCTGATTGACACCAGAAAGATGAGAGTCCACATGAACACAAATGCccaacacacacattgacacacacacacatgcctctCCAGTCCTCCCTTCCCCCATCCGCCACACAGACCCAGCTGTGTCACTGCTGTACATTCTCACCATTAGGTGGCatccctgctctctctcaccagcagggaaaaaaaaaagatgaatgcaTTATGACAGCAACGTTTTAGAGGACTCAAATCGACTCCAGTCCGTGGTGCAGAATTCATGTTTGCTGCCCAGACGTAGATCGCATGTGAAATTCTCTTTCCATGTTCCCCCCACACTGAGCTTTTGCCGCTCGCCTAACCTTGTGTGTCCTTGtttctgcatgcatgtgtgcctTGTATATACGTGCATTTGCATGTGAAATGATGTGAGCGAGAAAGCGTATGAAAAGCCCAgagaatggggggggggggggctgaggagagggacagagcctcatacacaaacacacacatacccgtgtgtatgtgtatgtgtgcatgaagCAGCCAGTGTTCATTCacgtttttatttaaaagctttGGCTTGAAGCGCTGGACCATTACAGTAACAATATGAttcaaagaaagagagggagggacaggGAGAATGGAGAAGGGGAcggaggacaggaggagagaaagaagggaCAAGGAGGGTTGACTGGAAGAGGAGTGTGTGTCAGGCAAgatgaggcagaggagagagacaagGCAGAGAAGttaaaggaagaaaaggaggcagctgagaggagagagagagaaaggaacaagggagaggagaggagaggggaggagaggagaggagaggagattggacaggaggagaggatgattacaaaagccagagaattaaaaaataaatccaaaatcaCAGCACAAGTAGATGAGAAGTGAAAAACGAAAAGACGGGAGGAAATGATAAAAACCCAGAATATTAAAGCCCAAagtctgcagaaacacaacagcaacatcaacaaaaaacaaaacaaggcagCAGCATGTCACAAATGATGCAGTCTCCCTCTGGACCAATCAGTTAAAAATATGCCCGCTTGTTTTGACCAGTAATTGCGCAGCCCCCTTTGGGCTAATCAGTGCAACTCTGAAAATGCTGCAGCACAGCCATGAGATGCATCGTTCCCCCAAGTTTTGTCAAAGTCAGACAAGCTGCATCTTAAATTGTTAGTTGACGGGCAGACAAATGGGAGagttaacccttaaaaaccttaGCGACTTTGCTAGATCtgtctgaaacaaacacaaaaaaaacaggaggaagacaatgagcaacttaagaagtttgcaggaaaaatgtaaaaaaaaaaaatgtaattatgatcattgtTATGGTCTTCTGATTATTTTCCCCTGgctttttacaattatttttcaaaatctgctaatttcttgcaatttttcaggtatttattttgtcaaaatccAGCTACGTCTTTAATTGTTTGTTGACGAGACAAACTGGagacttaaccctttaaaaccatgGC comes from Plectropomus leopardus isolate mb unplaced genomic scaffold, YSFRI_Pleo_2.0 unplaced_scaffold29555, whole genome shotgun sequence and encodes:
- the LOC121938458 gene encoding kin of IRRE-like protein 1 — encoded protein: MAWPRYRVLRVQELGQYNLEILSADLSDDSLYECQAPDAALRSRRAKLTVLIPPDDPVIDGGPEVLLNAGESYNLSCVSRGAKPPSMIEWLKDGLPVEGAASTT